In Brachyspira hampsonii, the following are encoded in one genomic region:
- a CDS encoding histidine triad nucleotide-binding protein has translation MNNYSEDKYFDKDCIFCKIIKGEIPSQFIKENEYCVVFKDLNPKANVHLLVVPKPHVKNILETDEFIMNKVLETIKDVAKEQGLESFRIMNNCGAGAGQTVFHVHFHILSGDNLEE, from the coding sequence ATGAATAATTACAGCGAAGATAAATATTTTGATAAAGATTGTATATTTTGCAAAATAATAAAAGGAGAAATTCCTTCACAATTCATAAAAGAAAATGAATATTGTGTTGTATTTAAAGATTTGAATCCTAAGGCAAATGTTCATTTACTTGTAGTTCCAAAGCCTCATGTTAAAAACATCTTGGAAACAGATGAATTTATAATGAATAAAGTTCTTGAAACAATAAAAGATGTTGCGAAAGAACAAGGTTTGGAATCTTTTAGAATAATGAATAATTGCGGTGCCGGAGCAGGTCAGACAGTATTTCATGTTCATTTCCATATACTTTCCGGAGATAATTTAGAAGAATAA
- a CDS encoding ZIP family metal transporter, whose translation MIENYSPVSLALFGGGITFAFTALGSALVFFFMTEIKPKLLASMYGFAAGVMTAASFWSLLAPSIELSENTNLPNWLIPTAGFLLGGFFIWILDKVMPHMHIVNGNEATEGTKVQLSKSILLFLAITLHNIPEGLAVGVTFGAFSVGDSGVTFNAALALAFGIGLQNFPEGAAVSLPLKTTGVPKLKSFLLGAISGIVEPIAAVIGALAVTKLTIILPIALAFSAGAMMYVVIEELVPEAVAEEHNHFGVFGFIFGFAIMMVLDVALG comes from the coding sequence ATGATAGAAAATTATTCACCTGTATCATTGGCATTATTCGGAGGCGGTATAACTTTTGCATTTACAGCATTGGGTTCAGCACTTGTATTTTTCTTTATGACAGAAATAAAACCAAAACTATTAGCATCTATGTATGGATTTGCTGCTGGAGTTATGACAGCCGCTAGTTTCTGGTCATTGCTTGCACCTTCAATAGAATTATCAGAGAATACTAATTTACCTAATTGGTTAATACCAACAGCAGGATTTTTATTAGGTGGATTTTTTATATGGATATTAGATAAAGTAATGCCTCATATGCATATAGTAAATGGCAATGAAGCAACAGAAGGAACTAAAGTACAATTATCAAAAAGCATATTATTATTTTTAGCTATAACTTTGCACAATATACCTGAAGGTTTGGCTGTAGGCGTAACATTCGGAGCTTTTTCTGTGGGAGATAGCGGAGTAACATTTAATGCTGCATTAGCTTTAGCATTTGGTATAGGTTTACAGAATTTCCCTGAAGGTGCTGCAGTTTCTCTTCCGCTTAAAACAACAGGTGTACCTAAATTAAAATCTTTTTTACTTGGGGCAATATCCGGAATAGTAGAGCCTATTGCGGCAGTTATAGGTGCATTAGCAGTTACAAAACTTACAATTATACTTCCAATAGCTTTAGCTTTTTCTGCCGGTGCTATGATGTATGTTGTTATAGAAGAACTTGTACCTGAAGCTGTTGCTGAAGAACATAATCATTTCGGAGTATTTGGGTTTATATTCGGATTTGCTATAATGATGGTTCTTGATGTAGCTTTAGGATGA
- the rplI gene encoding 50S ribosomal protein L9, with protein sequence MEVILKRDFISLGYEGDICKVKDGYARNYLIPRNIAVIKNAANLKTLAQMQKSLEKKRAKRKMEAEILKGKIVDITVVIPMKVAENGKLYGSVSQQTIVDALKEKEIDINKRDVHMEKHIKELGEFDVEIKLYHSVNANIKIKVINLDENTVAEESKEENEVSVEKA encoded by the coding sequence ATGGAAGTAATCTTAAAAAGAGATTTTATATCATTGGGTTATGAAGGTGATATATGTAAAGTGAAAGATGGCTATGCAAGAAATTACCTTATTCCAAGAAATATAGCAGTTATAAAAAATGCTGCTAATCTAAAAACTTTAGCTCAAATGCAGAAAAGTTTAGAAAAGAAAAGAGCTAAAAGAAAAATGGAAGCAGAAATTTTAAAAGGTAAAATCGTAGATATTACAGTTGTTATACCTATGAAAGTTGCTGAAAATGGTAAATTATATGGTTCAGTTAGTCAGCAGACTATAGTTGATGCTTTGAAAGAAAAAGAAATTGATATAAATAAACGCGATGTTCATATGGAAAAACATATAAAAGAATTAGGTGAATTTGATGTTGAAATCAAATTGTATCATAGCGTTAATGCTAATATCAAGATCAAAGTTATTAATTTAGATGAAAACACTGTTGCAGAAGAATCTAAAGAAGAAAATGAGGTTTCAGTTGAAAAAGCTTAA
- a CDS encoding MlaE family ABC transporter permease, which yields MELFDMKIELRKGLKNKLTYFLATLGEFAFLIMEVFKYTFRPTFSFKLLKDQIIRMGVDSFVVAAVTVLCTGMVMSLQIAVVLDSVLKGISQFVGSMVGKAMVKELSPMLLALIFAGRVGSSVTAEIGTMQVSEQLDALKTLYTNPIEYVAVPRFWAAVISLPMLTVSADVIGVLGGAVVTVFVLHSDPMHYFDRAISVISVGDFVGSLIKSTIFGAEVMIISCFYGFRTSGGAEGVGKATTTSVVYSFMIILITDYILVSILGMFGM from the coding sequence ATGGAATTATTTGATATGAAAATAGAATTACGAAAGGGGCTTAAAAATAAGTTAACATATTTTTTAGCAACTTTGGGAGAGTTTGCCTTTCTTATTATGGAGGTTTTTAAATACACATTCAGACCTACATTTTCTTTTAAGCTTTTAAAAGATCAGATAATAAGAATGGGGGTTGATTCTTTTGTTGTTGCTGCAGTTACTGTGCTTTGTACAGGAATGGTTATGTCATTGCAGATAGCTGTAGTTCTTGACAGTGTATTAAAAGGTATATCACAATTTGTAGGTTCTATGGTAGGTAAGGCTATGGTTAAGGAGTTATCTCCTATGCTTCTTGCTTTGATATTTGCAGGAAGGGTTGGAAGTTCTGTTACTGCTGAGATTGGTACTATGCAGGTTAGCGAGCAGTTGGATGCTTTAAAAACTTTATATACCAATCCTATAGAATATGTTGCCGTTCCTCGTTTCTGGGCTGCGGTTATATCGCTTCCAATGCTTACTGTTTCTGCAGATGTTATAGGGGTTTTGGGAGGTGCTGTTGTTACAGTATTTGTATTACATAGTGATCCTATGCATTATTTTGACAGGGCTATTTCTGTAATAAGTGTTGGAGACTTTGTAGGGAGTTTGATAAAGTCTACTATATTCGGTGCTGAAGTTATGATTATATCCTGCTTTTATGGGTTTAGAACTTCAGGCGGTGCTGAAGGAGTAGGTAAGGCTACTACTACAAGTGTTGTTTACAGTTTTATGATAATACTTATAACTGACTATATACTTGTTTCAATACTTGGTATGTTTGGAATGTAA
- a CDS encoding TatD family hydrolase: MIDSHCHLTYISKKSKELEEVLDRANKAGIFYFVDIGVHPDDIDERMFILSDAEGVFFSMGYYPDYANENDEDTLAAFELKIKNLNKKSLEKKNKSIYAVGEIGLDYYHNEDNKNEQKEFFRALCQAARNVDLPILIHSRNAFRDTFKILRDADLPKRGIFHCFSGNVEDAKNALDLGYVLSFSGSSTYMKNDFIRDAFKYVPKDMFTIETDAPYLTPQKVRGRANEPSFIPYTVEVLSEVSGDKSEDIMRKALENAVRVLELPVDLNRI; encoded by the coding sequence ATGATAGACAGTCATTGCCATCTTACTTATATATCTAAAAAGAGTAAAGAGTTAGAAGAGGTTTTAGATAGAGCTAATAAGGCGGGTATATTTTATTTTGTAGACATAGGGGTTCACCCTGATGATATAGACGAGCGTATGTTTATATTATCTGATGCTGAGGGGGTATTTTTCAGTATGGGATATTATCCTGATTATGCAAATGAGAATGATGAAGATACATTAGCGGCATTTGAATTAAAAATAAAAAATTTGAATAAAAAATCATTGGAGAAAAAAAATAAATCAATATATGCTGTAGGAGAAATAGGACTTGATTATTATCATAATGAAGATAATAAAAATGAACAGAAAGAATTTTTTAGAGCTTTATGTCAAGCAGCAAGAAATGTTGATTTGCCTATATTAATACATAGCAGAAATGCTTTTAGAGATACTTTCAAAATTCTTAGAGATGCAGATTTACCTAAAAGAGGAATATTTCATTGTTTCAGCGGAAATGTAGAAGATGCAAAAAATGCTTTAGATTTGGGATATGTATTATCTTTTTCAGGGTCATCTACATATATGAAGAATGATTTTATAAGAGATGCTTTTAAATATGTGCCTAAAGATATGTTTACAATAGAAACTGATGCTCCTTATTTAACTCCTCAAAAAGTGAGGGGTAGGGCAAATGAGCCTTCATTTATACCATATACAGTGGAGGTATTATCTGAGGTAAGCGGAGATAAAAGCGAAGATATTATGAGAAAAGCTTTAGAAAATGCTGTTAGAGTTTTGGAATTGCCGGTAGATTTAAATAGAATATGA
- a CDS encoding flavodoxin family protein, with product MKYSIVYTSKSGNTEKLALAIKEASNGECLQCVKPDAADQNKINDSDVVFVGAGSYKGTCDEAAGKFMQTLKNKKVFLFMTVGYGNNQEYYDKMLNPAKNFLDSSNTLVGTYACQGQWIDGQKKNLENMLEKAATDDEKKVVQSKLANYDNAMGHPNADDINKLKEAVKTVK from the coding sequence ATGAAATATTCTATTGTTTATACAAGTAAAAGCGGAAATACTGAAAAATTAGCTTTAGCTATAAAAGAAGCATCTAATGGAGAATGCCTTCAATGCGTAAAACCTGATGCTGCAGACCAGAATAAAATTAATGATTCTGATGTAGTATTCGTTGGTGCAGGAAGTTATAAAGGTACTTGTGATGAAGCTGCTGGAAAGTTTATGCAGACATTAAAAAATAAAAAAGTATTTTTATTTATGACTGTAGGTTACGGAAATAATCAGGAATATTATGATAAAATGCTTAATCCAGCAAAAAATTTCTTAGATTCTTCTAATACCTTAGTAGGTACTTATGCTTGTCAGGGTCAATGGATAGACGGTCAAAAGAAGAACTTAGAAAACATGCTTGAAAAAGCTGCAACTGATGATGAGAAAAAAGTTGTTCAATCTAAATTAGCTAATTATGATAATGCTATGGGACACCCTAATGCTGATGATATAAACAAATTAAAAGAAGCCGTTAAAACTGTAAAATAA
- the dnaB gene encoding replicative DNA helicase has translation MNNTPCSIEAEESLLGAMLQNSQAVSVAISKIKSTDFYSERNRMLYESILEMHNRGIAINAETTLRYLKENGLFEKIIQNDEAYLIRIIDGTPFHQNAKYYAEIIAEKSLLRDLITVSQDIQKSAYEAKDAETKEIADFAEKKIFEVTQRRLDNDFIHIRDLLYEALTSIESRKKHKGSVTGVPSGFISLDKVTHGFQPSDLIILAARPSVGKTSFALNIIEHVITNIETSNFGIGFFSLEMSRMQLVERLIASKARISLSRIRSGDLEKQEWTKLGQTFNSLSQANLLIDDSSQLTIMEIRGKARQMKYKFAEMSKTTGKEIDLKLIVVDYLQLIHSGLNTRRNGTREQEIADISRGLKALAKELNVPVISLAQLSRAVEQRQDKPRLSDLRESGSIEQDADIVMFLHRQRPNKETKDDEVIDERTNQVEVILAKHRNGAIHDGIPLHFIADQTRFENIYNNNES, from the coding sequence ATGAATAATACACCCTGCTCAATAGAGGCTGAAGAGTCTCTATTGGGTGCAATGCTTCAAAATTCTCAGGCTGTATCTGTTGCTATATCCAAAATAAAATCTACCGATTTTTACAGTGAAAGAAATCGTATGCTCTATGAAAGCATTTTAGAAATGCATAATAGAGGAATAGCCATTAATGCAGAAACTACTTTGAGATATCTTAAAGAAAATGGATTATTTGAAAAAATTATTCAAAATGATGAGGCATATTTAATTCGTATTATAGATGGAACTCCTTTTCATCAAAATGCTAAATATTATGCTGAAATCATAGCGGAAAAATCATTATTAAGGGATCTGATAACTGTTTCTCAGGATATACAAAAATCAGCTTATGAAGCAAAAGATGCAGAAACTAAAGAGATAGCAGATTTTGCTGAGAAAAAAATATTTGAAGTTACTCAAAGAAGATTAGATAATGATTTCATTCATATAAGGGATTTACTTTATGAAGCTCTAACTTCTATAGAAAGCAGAAAAAAACATAAAGGAAGTGTTACCGGAGTACCTTCAGGTTTTATATCGCTTGATAAGGTTACACATGGTTTTCAGCCTTCAGATTTGATAATATTAGCTGCAAGACCTTCTGTGGGTAAAACAAGTTTTGCTTTAAATATAATAGAACATGTAATTACAAATATTGAAACTTCAAATTTTGGTATTGGTTTTTTTTCTCTTGAAATGAGCAGAATGCAGCTTGTAGAGAGATTAATAGCAAGTAAGGCTAGAATAAGTTTATCAAGAATAAGATCCGGAGATTTGGAAAAACAGGAATGGACTAAACTCGGACAAACATTTAACAGTTTATCGCAAGCTAATTTATTAATAGATGATTCAAGCCAATTAACTATTATGGAGATAAGAGGAAAGGCTAGGCAAATGAAGTATAAATTTGCTGAGATGAGTAAAACAACAGGTAAGGAAATAGATTTAAAATTAATAGTTGTTGATTATCTGCAATTAATTCATTCAGGTTTGAATACTAGAAGAAATGGTACAAGAGAGCAGGAAATAGCTGATATTTCAAGAGGACTCAAAGCATTAGCAAAAGAGCTTAATGTACCCGTTATATCTTTGGCACAATTATCTAGGGCGGTTGAACAAAGACAGGATAAGCCTAGACTTTCAGATTTGAGAGAATCAGGTTCCATAGAGCAGGATGCTGATATAGTTATGTTTTTGCATAGACAAAGACCTAATAAAGAAACTAAAGATGATGAAGTAATAGATGAAAGAACTAATCAGGTTGAGGTAATACTTGCAAAACATAGAAATGGTGCTATACATGACGGTATACCGCTTCACTTTATAGCAGATCAAACTAGATTTGAAAATATTTATAATAATAATGAGTCTTAA
- a CDS encoding alpha/beta hydrolase: MQYILYIILSIIILLLLILIIISNHFVNKLLIKTNKKLFERKESSKEESEEKKRIKEERRIWFESSQKDVYTVSDDNLKLHAHFINNNSNVYVIIVHPYEGRGSYMKYFIEKFYNMGFNILAIDLRTHGESEGKIYSLGYLERLDVLAWIKYINDNYNNAQIILCGISMGANSVMMCCNEDGAHNVKAIIEDAGFTNAYEQLKRRLDMAYKFSFLPIVEATSLMAKIRLGFSFKDIDIKKRVAVSKIPILFIHGDKDELVDYNMVNKLYDACSSQKEKLIIKDGNHISAVFSNEDLYWNTIKNFINKYIS, translated from the coding sequence ATGCAGTATATATTATATATTATACTTTCTATAATAATATTATTATTATTAATACTAATAATAATTTCTAATCATTTTGTAAATAAACTTCTAATAAAAACAAATAAAAAACTATTTGAAAGAAAAGAAAGCAGTAAAGAAGAAAGCGAAGAAAAAAAACGAATAAAAGAAGAAAGAAGAATATGGTTTGAAAGCTCTCAAAAAGATGTATACACTGTATCTGATGATAATTTAAAATTGCATGCTCATTTTATAAATAATAATAGTAATGTATATGTTATAATAGTTCACCCTTATGAAGGGAGAGGATCTTATATGAAATATTTTATAGAAAAATTTTATAATATGGGATTTAATATTCTTGCAATAGATTTAAGAACTCATGGAGAAAGCGAAGGGAAAATATATTCTCTTGGATATTTAGAGAGATTAGATGTATTAGCTTGGATAAAATATATAAATGATAATTATAATAATGCTCAAATAATTCTTTGCGGAATTTCTATGGGAGCAAATTCTGTTATGATGTGCTGTAATGAAGATGGAGCACATAATGTAAAAGCAATAATAGAAGATGCAGGATTTACAAATGCTTATGAGCAATTAAAAAGAAGACTAGATATGGCTTATAAATTTTCTTTTCTTCCAATAGTAGAAGCAACATCATTAATGGCAAAAATAAGATTAGGTTTCTCATTTAAAGATATTGATATAAAAAAAAGAGTGGCAGTATCAAAAATACCAATTCTTTTTATACATGGCGATAAAGATGAGCTTGTAGATTATAACATGGTTAATAAACTTTATGATGCTTGTTCATCTCAAAAAGAAAAACTCATTATAAAAGACGGAAATCATATATCTGCTGTTTTCAGTAATGAAGATTTATATTGGAATACAATAAAAAATTTCATTAATAAATATATTAGTTAA
- a CDS encoding UDP-N-acetylmuramoyl-L-alanyl-D-glutamate--2,6-diaminopimelate ligase encodes MKYFEELIKNYKVSKESQLTKECLNTEIKAIEYDSRLIKKNYLFVAIKGLKDDGHKYIESAINNKASIIIYDNTADKNFIKKLQDNYKDVHFVAVKNPRECLAYISAKFFDEPTKKINTIGITGTNGKTTTTYLLKSVLEANKNKTTLIGTIKNMIGKTEIKTNLTTPESIDLESIFYKSLKKGISHIVMESSSQALAMNRCDYLNYDTAIFTNITEDHLDYHGDMQNYLKAKLKLFSLLKESSKKKKLAIVNIDTDNFKQISNYIKKLGINMVTYGINEKADYYGKVISLTSKNTEYEFYAKGKFISKVKLSMLGRFNILNSLSILAYVCENKLDIEKSIKAMRKVQVAGRFEIVTKEKHPFIVAVDYSHTPDSLENILIEARKLNPNRVIAVFGCGGDRDRKKRPIMAEIAEKYANIIILTTDNQRTEDIEQIMNDIEKGFKNKNYKKIIDRKEAIFEAVREAKANDIIIIAGKGHETYQIFPDKTIHFDDREEARNALKEYYPNI; translated from the coding sequence ATGAAATATTTTGAAGAATTAATTAAAAATTATAAAGTATCAAAAGAAAGTCAGTTAACAAAGGAATGTTTAAATACAGAAATAAAAGCAATAGAATACGATTCAAGATTAATAAAGAAAAATTATTTATTCGTTGCTATAAAAGGTTTGAAAGATGACGGACATAAATATATAGAAAGTGCAATAAATAATAAAGCATCAATTATAATATATGATAATACTGCAGATAAAAATTTTATAAAAAAATTACAGGATAATTATAAAGATGTACACTTTGTTGCTGTAAAAAATCCGAGAGAATGCCTTGCCTATATTTCAGCAAAATTTTTTGATGAGCCTACAAAAAAAATAAATACAATAGGAATAACAGGAACAAATGGAAAAACTACTACAACATATTTATTAAAATCTGTACTTGAAGCAAATAAAAACAAAACAACTTTAATAGGTACTATAAAAAACATGATAGGAAAAACAGAAATAAAAACTAATCTTACAACTCCTGAATCTATCGATTTAGAAAGTATATTTTACAAATCATTAAAAAAAGGAATATCTCATATAGTTATGGAATCATCATCTCAGGCACTTGCTATGAATAGATGCGATTATCTGAATTATGATACTGCCATTTTTACTAATATCACAGAGGATCATCTTGACTATCATGGAGATATGCAAAACTACCTTAAGGCAAAATTAAAATTATTTTCACTTCTAAAAGAAAGCAGCAAAAAGAAAAAGTTAGCGATAGTTAATATAGATACTGATAATTTTAAACAAATATCTAATTATATAAAAAAATTGGGAATAAATATGGTTACCTACGGAATTAATGAAAAAGCTGATTATTACGGAAAAGTTATTTCATTAACTTCTAAAAACACTGAATATGAATTTTATGCAAAAGGTAAATTTATATCAAAAGTAAAATTATCAATGCTTGGAAGATTCAATATTTTAAATTCGCTTTCAATATTGGCTTATGTCTGTGAGAATAAATTAGATATAGAAAAATCAATAAAAGCTATGAGAAAAGTTCAGGTTGCAGGAAGATTTGAAATAGTAACCAAAGAAAAACATCCGTTTATAGTAGCTGTTGATTATTCGCATACTCCTGACAGTTTAGAAAATATTTTAATAGAAGCTAGAAAACTAAATCCTAACAGAGTTATAGCAGTGTTTGGCTGCGGAGGAGACAGAGATAGAAAAAAACGCCCTATAATGGCAGAAATAGCTGAAAAATATGCTAATATAATTATACTTACAACTGATAATCAAAGGACAGAAGATATTGAGCAGATAATGAATGATATTGAAAAAGGATTCAAAAATAAAAATTATAAGAAGATTATTGACCGAAAAGAAGCTATTTTTGAGGCTGTAAGAGAAGCTAAAGCAAATGATATAATTATAATAGCAGGAAAAGGACATGAAACTTATCAAATATTTCCAGATAAAACGATACATTTTGATGACAGAGAAGAGGCAAGAAATGCTTTAAAAGAATATTATCCTAATATTTAA
- a CDS encoding glycogen synthase, with translation MNIFMVSSEAYPFSKTGGLGDIAGSLPLELSSIKLGSSKINTSLVIPLYKQNYKLISKKDIIFEFEIEHGKEIIKTEIARIKHPQNDNVNVYFIKQDNFFKRDGLYSENGIDYSDNASRFILFSKAVIQLIIYLYREENFKLDIVHIHDWQTALIALYIKEVYNDEESLKKLKVIFTIHNLAYQGNFSSDIYPLLNVSWKFFVHSRLEFYGNVSFIKAGIILSDIVTTVSPSYAKEIQQEEFGCGMNSLLSGISHKLYGVLNGIHYESWNPSTDKLIKNNYDIKSIEKKKLIRNSLYKEFGLSNKNYPLVTMISRFDPQKGLDLIYSSFFEISTYDANFIFLFSKNNYFKDFENEFTKRAGRAKNIKILFSFDESLAHRLTAGSDMYLMPSRFEPCGLNQIYSMKYGSIPIVHAVGGLKDTVINYSGNKSINKATGFTFNEYSVKSFVDTMDLAFDLYYNKKNVWDKLIFNAMGKDYSLHKTVLEYTKLYKKLLNTEK, from the coding sequence ATGAATATATTTATGGTATCCAGCGAAGCATATCCTTTTTCTAAAACAGGAGGTTTGGGAGATATTGCCGGAAGTCTGCCTTTGGAATTATCTTCTATTAAGTTAGGTTCTTCAAAAATTAATACATCTTTGGTAATACCTTTATATAAACAAAATTATAAATTAATAAGCAAAAAAGATATCATATTTGAATTTGAAATAGAGCATGGAAAAGAAATAATAAAAACAGAAATAGCTAGAATAAAGCATCCTCAAAATGATAATGTAAATGTTTATTTTATAAAGCAGGATAATTTCTTTAAAAGAGATGGATTATATTCTGAAAATGGAATTGATTATTCAGATAATGCAAGCCGTTTTATATTGTTTTCAAAAGCTGTTATTCAATTAATAATATATTTATATAGGGAGGAGAATTTTAAATTAGATATAGTTCATATTCATGATTGGCAGACTGCTTTGATAGCTCTTTATATAAAAGAAGTTTATAATGATGAAGAGTCTTTGAAGAAATTAAAAGTAATATTTACTATACATAATTTAGCTTATCAGGGCAATTTTTCTTCAGATATATATCCGCTTCTTAATGTATCTTGGAAATTTTTTGTACATAGCAGATTAGAATTCTATGGTAATGTAAGTTTTATTAAAGCAGGAATTATACTTTCAGATATAGTTACAACAGTGAGTCCTTCTTATGCTAAGGAGATACAGCAAGAAGAGTTCGGGTGCGGAATGAATAGTCTTCTTTCAGGAATATCTCATAAATTATATGGGGTACTCAATGGAATACATTATGAATCTTGGAATCCTTCAACCGATAAACTTATAAAAAACAATTATGATATTAAGTCTATAGAAAAGAAAAAACTTATAAGAAATTCTTTATATAAAGAATTTGGGCTTTCAAATAAAAATTATCCTCTTGTAACTATGATATCAAGATTCGATCCCCAGAAGGGACTTGATTTAATATATTCTTCATTTTTTGAAATTTCTACTTATGATGCTAATTTTATTTTTCTTTTCAGCAAGAATAATTATTTCAAAGATTTTGAAAATGAATTTACTAAAAGAGCAGGCAGAGCTAAAAATATAAAAATATTATTTAGCTTTGATGAATCATTAGCTCATAGATTAACAGCAGGAAGCGATATGTATTTAATGCCTAGCCGTTTTGAGCCTTGCGGACTTAATCAAATATATAGTATGAAATATGGAAGTATTCCTATAGTTCATGCGGTAGGCGGACTTAAAGATACAGTTATCAATTACAGCGGAAATAAAAGTATCAATAAAGCTACCGGTTTTACTTTCAATGAATATTCTGTAAAAAGTTTTGTTGATACTATGGACTTAGCTTTCGATTTATATTATAATAAAAAAAATGTGTGGGATAAGCTCATATTTAATGCTATGGGTAAAGATTATTCTCTTCATAAAACTGTTTTGGAATATACTAAGCTTTATAAAAAATTATTAAATACCGAAAAGTAA
- a CDS encoding YajQ family cyclic di-GMP-binding protein produces the protein MAKDPSFDIVSEVDMQVIDDCVNVAVKEIDNRFDFKGQNIQIELNKGEKTITILAPADFVLNQVRDILFQKFIKRGLNQKCLKEKKKEKAAGDSIREINEIVHGIDKDLAKQIVKDIKDMKLKVQASIQDEQIRVSGAKKDDLQAVITMIKGKDYPIPLQFTNYR, from the coding sequence ATGGCAAAAGATCCAAGTTTTGATATAGTTTCTGAGGTTGATATGCAGGTTATAGATGACTGTGTCAATGTTGCTGTTAAAGAAATAGATAATAGATTCGATTTCAAAGGACAGAATATACAAATTGAGCTGAACAAAGGTGAAAAAACAATAACTATACTAGCACCTGCAGATTTTGTTCTTAATCAGGTTAGAGATATTTTATTTCAGAAATTCATTAAAAGAGGTTTAAATCAAAAGTGCTTAAAAGAAAAGAAAAAAGAAAAAGCTGCAGGAGATTCTATAAGAGAGATTAATGAAATAGTTCATGGCATAGATAAAGATTTAGCTAAACAGATAGTTAAAGATATTAAAGACATGAAATTGAAAGTTCAGGCAAGCATACAAGATGAACAAATCAGAGTTTCAGGAGCTAAAAAAGATGATTTGCAGGCTGTTATTACGATGATTAAAGGAAAGGATTATCCTATACCTTTGCAGTTTACAAATTACAGATGA